A stretch of the Aegilops tauschii subsp. strangulata cultivar AL8/78 chromosome 4, Aet v6.0, whole genome shotgun sequence genome encodes the following:
- the LOC123493800 gene encoding uncharacterized protein, translating to MMAKPELMECFDMDAFVDLTTAFTALPPVMASSFADSGAKKLMVDEESSDGSGGDAILGFDPFMLFQLPCSDTYESIDSLFAGDAVIQDALGVDSGIIGMEGVSLWSFEEFPMDSAIF from the coding sequence ATGATGGCCAAGCCTGAGCTGATGGAGTGTTTCGACATGGACGCCTTCGTCGACCTGACCACTGCTTTCACCGCGCTACCGCCTGTCATGGCAAGCTCCTTCGCCGACAGTGGCGCGAAGAAGCTGATGGTCGATGAGGAGTCGTCGGATGGGAGCGGCGGCGATGCCATCCTGGGGTTCGACCCGTTCATGCTGTTCCAGCTCCCCTGCTCGGACACGTACGAATCCATCGACAGCCTCTTCGCCGGTGACGCCGTCATCCAGGATGCCCTCGGCGTCGACAGTGGCATCATTGGCATGGAGGGTGTCAGCCTCTGGAGCTTCGAGGAGTTCCCCATGGACAGCGCCATTTTTTGA